The sequence below is a genomic window from Mycobacterium heidelbergense.
GGCGAGAAGCTCGACGACGCGGTGTTCGACCGGCTGGCGGGCCGGCTGTCCTACCTGCACGGTGACGTCACCGATGCCGACCTCTACGCGCGGCTCGCCAAGGAGATCGGCCCGGGCGGCCGTCCGCTGTATTACCTGGAAATGCCGCCGTCGTTGTTCGCGCCGATCGTCGAAAACCTCGCCAGGGCCGACCTGTTGGAGGGGGCGCGCGTCGCGGTGGAGAAGCCCTTCGGCCACGACCTGGCCTCCGCGCGCGACCTCAACGCGCGGCTGCGCGCGGTGCTGGACGAGGACCAGATCCTGCGCGTGGACCACTTTTTGGGCAAACAACCCGTCGAAGAGCTGCAGTACCTGCGCTTCGCCAATAACGGCCTCGCGAAGGTGTGGGACCGCGACAGCATTTCCGAAATCCACGTCACCATGGCCGAGGATTTCGGAATCGAGGACCGGGGCAAGTTTTACGACGCGGTGGGCGCGTTGCGCGACGTCGTGCAGAACCATCTGCTGCAGGTGCTCGCGCTGGTCGCGATGGAACCCCCGGTCGGCCCCGGCGCCGACGACCTGAACGACAAGAAGGCCGAGGTGTTCCGGGCGATGCCGGCGCTGGATCCCGAACATTGCGTGCGGGGTCAATACCGCGGCTACACCGACGTCCCCGGGGTGGCGAAAGACTCGCAGACCGAGACCTACATCGCGCTGCGGACCGAGATCGACAACTGGCGCTGGGCCGGGGTGCCGATCTTCCTGCGCGCCGGCAAGGCGCTGCCGGAAAGAGTCACCGAGGTCCGGATGTTTCTGCACCACGTCCCCGGGTTCTCGTTTCT
It includes:
- a CDS encoding glucose-6-phosphate dehydrogenase gives rise to the protein MADGGDDSSNILVIFGITGDLARKMTYRALYRLESRDLLNCPIVGVASDDMTKDKLVERARDAIKASGEKLDDAVFDRLAGRLSYLHGDVTDADLYARLAKEIGPGGRPLYYLEMPPSLFAPIVENLARADLLEGARVAVEKPFGHDLASARDLNARLRAVLDEDQILRVDHFLGKQPVEELQYLRFANNGLAKVWDRDSISEIHVTMAEDFGIEDRGKFYDAVGALRDVVQNHLLQVLALVAMEPPVGPGADDLNDKKAEVFRAMPALDPEHCVRGQYRGYTDVPGVAKDSQTETYIALRTEIDNWRWAGVPIFLRAGKALPERVTEVRMFLHHVPGFSFLPNRRPPEPNQIVLRIDPDPGMRLQLSAQVGDSWHDVHLDSSFAEDLGEPVRPYERLLYAALTGDRQLFAREDAIEETWRIVQPLLDRPDRIHHYDRGSWGPGAAQSLLHGHRSWQLPWLPKPTPAAQ